In Natrinema sp. SYSU A 869, the following proteins share a genomic window:
- a CDS encoding dihydrodipicolinate synthase family protein → MALSADEVQEHLRGVAVGLLTPFDEESEIEYKKIKENAISLYDEGVETFLATANISEYHSLSQQERIAAAKAAVEALPTDACILAGVGGSTADARELVREYERIGVDAMMVMPPDHTYLHEEGLLEYYRKLGASTDRPLVPYVRGFDPSVDYLGKLTRIESIVGIKYALKDTVKLGAGIEAGDDDVVWVNGLAEPFAVAYWAEGAEGFSAGVSNFRPEIGLELFDALSNGNWERARELRNICLPYQNLRDEYGENNEIPGAVSVPVVKKGLELAGLHGGEVRDPIRPLSEDLEHRAEERYSKLDDDIARLME, encoded by the coding sequence ATGGCATTGTCTGCCGATGAGGTGCAGGAACACCTACGTGGCGTCGCTGTCGGTCTCCTCACTCCGTTCGACGAGGAGAGCGAAATCGAGTACAAGAAAATCAAGGAAAACGCAATCTCCCTCTACGACGAGGGAGTCGAAACGTTTCTCGCAACTGCGAATATCAGCGAGTATCACTCGCTATCCCAGCAGGAACGAATAGCAGCCGCCAAGGCGGCCGTCGAGGCGCTCCCAACGGATGCTTGTATTCTCGCTGGCGTCGGAGGGAGTACGGCTGACGCCCGAGAACTCGTTCGAGAGTACGAGCGAATCGGGGTCGACGCGATGATGGTCATGCCTCCGGACCATACCTATCTCCACGAGGAGGGCCTTCTCGAGTATTATCGCAAACTCGGGGCAAGCACTGATCGGCCGCTTGTTCCCTACGTCCGTGGATTCGACCCATCTGTTGACTATCTCGGAAAGCTCACACGAATCGAGAGCATCGTCGGGATCAAGTACGCACTGAAAGATACCGTGAAACTGGGCGCCGGAATCGAAGCGGGTGATGATGACGTCGTCTGGGTCAATGGTCTCGCAGAACCATTCGCAGTCGCCTACTGGGCGGAAGGCGCCGAAGGGTTCTCCGCCGGTGTGAGCAACTTCCGTCCGGAGATCGGACTTGAACTGTTCGATGCGCTCTCGAACGGTAACTGGGAGCGTGCGCGGGAACTCCGGAACATCTGTCTCCCCTATCAAAATCTCCGCGACGAGTACGGTGAGAACAACGAAATTCCTGGCGCTGTCAGCGTTCCTGTCGTCAAAAAAGGACTCGAACTCGCCGGACTACACGGCGGGGAAGTCCGCGACCCGATCCGTCCCCTCTCCGAGGACCTCGAGCACCGCGCCGAAGAACGCTACAGCAAACTCGACGATGATATCGCCCGTTTAATGGAGTAA
- a CDS encoding IS630 family transposase (programmed frameshift), which produces MDNLDEISVEELQDALDKVEGNKPTQRLLAAIEYKNGVTQTELAEWHDTGRRTIYSWLMRLDTDEPLEQAVSDAHRSGRKRKLSETQQEEFEQTVHEPPEEVGIDAPAWTPALVQEFLEETYGVEYSYPSCRRLLKEAGLSYQKPRRTAAEAEESDTEEFRDELKKKRAEMDATVVCIDQTKKSVQVEPRAAWFPRGTRPSVELSGQHDWTCLLGAITEDGECFFSRFTEYVTADHAKHFILALCKEFEEDLIIVLDGAPYFQASAVTDLAARDDLAFVTLPAYSPELNPVEECWRQLQTALSNRFFDSLGELTTAIDTALNQLSVPKMSSYF; this is translated from the exons ATGGACAATCTCGACGAGATTTCCGTTGAAGAACTCCAAGACGCCCTTGACAAGGTTGAGGGAAACAAGCCGACACAACGGTTGTTAGCGGCGATTGAGTACAAGAACGGCGTGACACAGACCGAACTTGCAGAGTGGCACGACACTGGTCGAAGGACGATCTACAGTTGGCTCATGCGACTCGATACGGACGAACCGCTTGAGCAAGCCGTCTCTGATGCTCACCGATCCGGGAGAAAACGAAAGCTCTCAGAAACACAGCAAGAAGAGTTTGAACAAACCGTTCACGAACCTCCCGAGGAAGTCGGGATCGACGCGCCGGCATGGACGCCGGCGCTCGTCCAGGAGTTTCTTGAAGAAACCTACGGCGTCGAGTACTCCTATCCGAGTTGCCGGCGGTTGCTCAAAGAAGCTGGATTGAGTTACCAAAAACCGCGCCGCACAGCCGCCGAAGCCGAGGAATCCGACACAGAAGAGTTCCGTGACGAACTCA AAAAAAAGCGAGCGGAGATGGACGCCACAGTAGTCTGCATCGATCAGACCAAGAAATCCGTCCAGGTTGAGCCGCGTGCCGCGTGGTTTCCGCGCGGCACGCGGCCGAGCGTCGAACTTTCTGGCCAACACGACTGGACGTGTCTGCTCGGCGCGATCACCGAAGACGGCGAGTGCTTCTTCTCACGATTCACCGAGTACGTCACTGCCGATCACGCGAAACATTTCATTCTCGCGTTATGCAAAGAATTCGAAGAAGATCTAATCATCGTGCTCGATGGAGCGCCGTATTTCCAGGCATCGGCCGTCACGGACCTGGCGGCCCGTGACGACCTCGCCTTCGTCACGTTACCGGCGTACTCTCCTGAACTCAACCCGGTCGAAGAGTGCTGGCGACAGCTCCAAACGGCTCTCAGCAATCGGTTTTTTGACTCACTTGGCGAGTTAACAACGGCGATCGATACCGCACTTAATCAGCTCTCTGTACCAAAGATGAGCAGTTATTTCTAA
- a CDS encoding TRAP transporter fused permease subunit, which translates to MNTNDPSDSGSDGPNDDQDRTTDELTEEVSHEEAEELIDEIERRRSLQGVAAVAVAAIGILFSVFQLFLAARGFSFTIWLPIVDNWGVSLQLLQANAVHVSFALVLTFLLFPASMGDGIVTRNLGRIVPAASRRLGDQNLVTRLLARARATFRWAFLDPNRERVTPFDLLCMVASILSAIYFLTEFSEIQNMRVFGLTFGRPVTEVYPFLQPVLGGVPFVSEYSYAMALGGIGVLLVLEATRRTLGLPLMIIVATFIVYARWGYLISGETPFIGLLAVNELTWPSIVQNLWYNTENGVFGIPVTVSVSFIYIFILFGAFLEMSGAGQWFIDLAYAATGDRKGGPAKASILASGFMGTISGSSIANTVTTGAFTIPLMKRSGYSPEFSGAVESSASSGGQILPPVMGAAAFLMVQYTATPFADIIILATIPAIVFFFGVWVMVHLKAVEEGIGGVADIDTVSLGTHFKHGWFYLVPIGLLLYYLIIERLSVSRSAWFTLVALVALISLVSAYSEETRGRLLGIFVAIVGVELASYVFAGIPVTALVTGAGGAGVPIGEAIDRVISRIGWYAMLAGVLTLVSRPDIDAPLLDLNLTVQTAADSIGDRTSRNLGDCQLFRLGTFVVKSMDEGARTAVPVVIAVAAAGIIPGVISVSGLGPNLTSLLLALSGGSIVIMLLVTAVASIILGMGMPTTVTYIILISMLATPLVEFGIPLLAAHLFILYFGVIADITPPVAVAAYAASGVAKSDPFETGVKAFSLSLNKAIVPFAFVLAPGIVLLREKANADELPIREQYRVVGFSDLAELSYSVPEIVVPVIGVFLGVIALGATVIGTLYTSVNRAERTGFALSSLLLMAPQLLSASVFDLLGFAGVTVSVDALLIDLTLRGIGFVLFVVLVAKNHREATNVHETRQATVG; encoded by the coding sequence ATGAACACGAACGATCCATCGGACAGTGGTTCTGACGGGCCCAACGACGATCAGGATAGAACGACCGACGAACTGACTGAGGAGGTCTCCCACGAAGAGGCCGAGGAGTTGATCGATGAAATCGAACGCCGGCGGTCGCTGCAGGGGGTTGCCGCGGTGGCCGTCGCGGCAATCGGTATCCTATTTTCAGTTTTTCAACTGTTCTTGGCCGCACGCGGCTTCTCGTTCACGATTTGGTTGCCGATCGTCGACAACTGGGGGGTCTCGCTACAGCTCCTGCAGGCGAACGCGGTACACGTCTCGTTTGCGCTCGTACTCACGTTCCTGCTGTTCCCGGCGAGTATGGGTGATGGGATCGTCACGCGAAACCTAGGCCGGATCGTCCCCGCCGCGTCCCGCAGACTCGGTGATCAAAACCTCGTCACGCGCCTGCTTGCGCGCGCTCGAGCCACGTTTCGGTGGGCGTTCCTTGACCCCAACCGGGAGCGGGTAACACCATTCGACCTCCTGTGTATGGTCGCCTCGATACTATCGGCGATCTACTTCCTGACAGAGTTCTCCGAAATTCAGAACATGCGGGTATTCGGGCTCACGTTTGGGCGGCCGGTCACCGAGGTGTACCCGTTCCTCCAACCCGTCCTTGGTGGCGTTCCATTCGTTAGCGAGTACTCTTACGCGATGGCACTTGGCGGGATCGGCGTCCTTTTGGTGCTCGAGGCCACCCGCCGGACGCTCGGCCTCCCGCTCATGATCATCGTCGCAACGTTCATCGTCTATGCGCGCTGGGGCTACCTCATCAGCGGCGAGACGCCCTTCATCGGCCTGCTCGCGGTCAACGAGTTGACCTGGCCGAGCATCGTTCAGAACCTCTGGTACAACACCGAAAATGGGGTCTTCGGCATTCCGGTGACGGTGTCGGTAAGCTTTATTTACATCTTCATCCTCTTCGGTGCCTTCTTGGAGATGAGTGGCGCTGGCCAGTGGTTCATCGACCTTGCGTATGCGGCCACTGGAGATCGCAAGGGCGGCCCAGCGAAGGCGAGCATCCTCGCAAGCGGCTTCATGGGGACGATCTCAGGATCATCGATTGCCAACACGGTCACCACCGGCGCGTTTACGATCCCACTGATGAAGCGTTCGGGGTACTCACCGGAGTTCTCTGGCGCGGTCGAGTCCTCGGCATCCTCTGGCGGACAGATTCTTCCGCCAGTGATGGGTGCCGCCGCGTTCCTTATGGTCCAGTACACGGCGACGCCGTTCGCGGATATCATTATCCTTGCGACGATTCCGGCGATCGTCTTCTTCTTTGGCGTCTGGGTAATGGTCCATCTCAAGGCGGTCGAAGAGGGGATCGGCGGCGTCGCGGACATCGACACTGTTTCGCTCGGGACACACTTCAAACACGGGTGGTTCTACCTCGTCCCGATCGGATTACTATTGTACTACCTTATCATCGAGCGGCTGTCCGTCTCGCGGTCAGCATGGTTCACTCTCGTTGCGCTCGTCGCGCTGATCTCGCTCGTCTCGGCATACAGTGAGGAAACGCGCGGGCGGCTCCTCGGGATTTTCGTGGCCATCGTTGGCGTTGAACTGGCAAGCTACGTCTTCGCTGGTATCCCGGTTACCGCACTCGTCACTGGAGCCGGTGGGGCTGGAGTACCCATCGGGGAGGCGATTGACCGTGTCATCTCCCGGATCGGCTGGTACGCGATGCTGGCCGGTGTGCTGACGTTGGTGTCTCGTCCGGACATCGATGCGCCACTTCTCGACCTCAACCTGACGGTCCAGACGGCCGCCGACTCGATCGGCGATCGAACCAGCCGTAATCTCGGTGATTGCCAACTGTTCCGCCTCGGTACGTTCGTCGTCAAGTCGATGGACGAAGGTGCGCGGACGGCCGTTCCAGTCGTGATTGCCGTCGCAGCTGCTGGTATCATTCCGGGAGTCATCAGCGTCTCTGGGCTTGGCCCGAACCTCACATCGCTGCTGCTCGCACTGTCGGGTGGGTCGATCGTGATTATGTTGCTCGTGACGGCCGTAGCCAGCATCATCCTCGGAATGGGGATGCCGACGACGGTCACCTACATCATCCTCATCTCGATGCTCGCTACGCCGCTCGTCGAGTTCGGTATCCCGCTTCTCGCCGCGCACCTGTTTATCCTCTACTTCGGCGTTATCGCTGACATCACGCCCCCGGTTGCTGTCGCCGCCTATGCCGCGAGTGGAGTGGCCAAGTCGGATCCGTTCGAGACGGGCGTAAAAGCGTTCTCGCTGTCGCTGAACAAGGCGATCGTCCCCTTCGCGTTCGTCCTTGCGCCCGGCATCGTGCTGCTTCGTGAGAAGGCCAACGCCGACGAGTTGCCGATCCGCGAGCAGTATCGTGTCGTCGGCTTCAGCGACCTCGCAGAGTTGTCGTACTCTGTTCCGGAGATCGTGGTTCCCGTAATTGGCGTCTTCCTCGGGGTGATCGCCCTAGGTGCGACCGTTATCGGGACGCTGTATACAAGCGTCAATCGCGCCGAGCGGACCGGCTTCGCGCTCAGTTCGCTGCTGCTTATGGCACCGCAGCTGCTTTCAGCATCAGTGTTCGATCTCCTCGGATTCGCCGGCGTGACCGTCTCGGTCGACGCGCTCCTGATCGATCTCACGCTTCGTGGCATCGGATTCGTACTGTTCGTCGTCCTCGTGGCAAAAAACCACCGAGAAGCGACGAACGTGCACGAGACGAGACAGGCTACCGTGGGATGA
- a CDS encoding aldehyde dehydrogenase family protein, producing the protein MSTEYSNYIDGGWLESESGGMFEVQNPANADEVVGTYQASTRDDVEAAINAAVAAQDDWAATPGPERGQVLKEAGNLLNARKDEVTETLVREEGKTRSEAAGEVQRAIDIFSYYAEKARDLGGISKSPSAPRKELHTKREPLGTVGLITPWNYPIAIPAWKLAPALATGNTLIIKPASEAPNMTRVIFECLDEAGIPDGVANFVTGSGSEVGAPLAAHDSIDGVSFTGSTAVGTAVAQSAADDLKRVQCEMGGKNPTVVMPSADIDDATDIVGVGAFGTTGQSCTACSRAIVHENIYDEFVDAISDYAESLKVGPGLDDLDMGPHVSESELESTLEYVDVAREDGATLQAGGNEITGKEFDEGYYVEPTVFADVESEMRIAQEEVFGPVLAVLKVSDFEKAVEVANDVEYGLSASIVTQDLTEANRFVDDVEAGVAKVNEKTTGLELHVPFGGYKNSSTNTYREQGDAGLDFFTSTKTVYMNY; encoded by the coding sequence ATGTCGACAGAGTATTCGAATTATATCGACGGAGGGTGGCTCGAATCGGAAAGCGGCGGCATGTTTGAGGTCCAAAACCCGGCGAACGCCGACGAAGTCGTCGGAACGTACCAGGCATCGACGCGAGACGATGTCGAAGCTGCAATCAATGCAGCGGTCGCTGCCCAAGACGACTGGGCCGCCACTCCCGGTCCAGAGCGCGGTCAAGTCCTCAAGGAAGCCGGTAATCTTCTCAACGCGCGTAAAGATGAGGTAACGGAAACACTCGTCCGAGAAGAGGGGAAAACTCGGAGCGAGGCCGCTGGAGAAGTACAGCGCGCGATCGATATTTTCTCTTACTACGCTGAAAAGGCCCGTGATCTCGGTGGAATATCGAAGTCACCGAGCGCACCCAGGAAGGAACTCCATACGAAACGCGAACCGCTCGGAACTGTTGGGCTGATCACCCCGTGGAACTATCCCATCGCGATTCCGGCCTGGAAGCTCGCACCAGCACTTGCTACCGGAAACACGCTGATCATCAAGCCCGCCTCGGAGGCGCCGAATATGACGCGGGTTATTTTCGAATGTCTCGATGAAGCGGGCATTCCCGATGGCGTCGCGAACTTCGTTACAGGTTCGGGGAGCGAAGTCGGCGCACCCTTGGCCGCACACGATTCCATCGACGGCGTATCCTTCACTGGGAGCACGGCGGTCGGAACGGCGGTCGCTCAGTCTGCAGCAGATGATCTGAAGCGTGTCCAGTGTGAGATGGGCGGAAAGAATCCCACTGTGGTCATGCCTAGCGCCGACATTGATGACGCTACCGACATCGTCGGCGTTGGCGCATTCGGAACGACGGGCCAATCGTGTACTGCCTGTTCCCGTGCGATCGTTCACGAAAATATCTACGACGAGTTCGTCGACGCGATCAGCGACTACGCGGAATCGCTCAAGGTCGGCCCAGGACTGGACGATCTCGATATGGGTCCGCACGTAAGCGAATCGGAACTCGAGAGCACCCTTGAGTACGTCGATGTCGCTCGTGAAGACGGTGCAACGCTGCAAGCAGGCGGAAACGAGATCACGGGGAAAGAGTTCGACGAGGGGTACTACGTCGAGCCGACAGTATTCGCGGACGTTGAAAGCGAGATGCGGATCGCTCAAGAGGAAGTCTTTGGTCCGGTTCTCGCGGTCTTGAAGGTGAGCGACTTCGAAAAAGCCGTCGAGGTAGCGAACGACGTTGAGTACGGACTCTCGGCAAGTATCGTCACGCAGGATCTCACCGAAGCGAACCGATTCGTCGACGACGTTGAAGCAGGTGTCGCAAAGGTCAACGAGAAAACGACGGGGCTCGAACTTCATGTCCCGTTCGGCGGCTACAAGAATTCCTCGACGAACACGTACCGCGAACAGGGCGACGCTGGACTCGACTTCTTCACCAGTACGAAAACCGTCTATATGAACTACTGA
- a CDS encoding DUF1850 domain-containing protein produces the protein MSRVFRPNVFAALLVAAVLVLIAVAATVPIETVLVVEDVETGEWYLTEPVSDESTVSLEYTHSVEKSRIYDEYHVDDQTLVNTRMEFNSYGWGLPARVDVTTVDGMFVYEPSEPIAELQSLSVSPGRTAGHTLIVDDQRYDLVAATNASDVRIHVEQRSLVEKIL, from the coding sequence ATGAGTCGCGTCTTCCGTCCGAACGTCTTCGCCGCGCTCCTGGTAGCAGCAGTACTGGTCCTTATCGCTGTTGCCGCAACGGTTCCGATTGAAACAGTGCTCGTCGTCGAGGACGTCGAGACCGGCGAATGGTACCTTACCGAGCCAGTTTCCGACGAGAGTACTGTGAGCCTTGAGTACACGCATAGCGTCGAGAAATCTCGGATATATGATGAGTACCATGTGGATGATCAAACGCTGGTGAACACCCGGATGGAGTTCAATTCCTACGGCTGGGGGCTGCCCGCCCGGGTAGACGTCACGACCGTCGATGGGATGTTCGTGTACGAGCCATCCGAGCCGATCGCGGAACTGCAAAGTCTTTCGGTCTCACCCGGACGGACCGCCGGTCATACGCTGATCGTCGACGATCAACGGTACGACCTGGTCGCTGCAACGAACGCCAGCGACGTTCGCATTCACGTCGAACAACGATCGCTAGTCGAAAAAATCCTATGA
- a CDS encoding IS6 family transposase: MADADASIVPFLDGERTPADLIQLACALHASDASFAEIRDVISWFGVDRSRPAIRNWWQSFADSHEQTFTAEPDRVAVDEKQVQLAEERDVWLYAAIVIDSKVVLHARLSETRGTDPATSFLHELQEKHRVEEAEFLVDGMGYLTALAKTDLSGHLDYTDRNIVEKLFQTFTMRIGRFYENWNGSQPSAERWLTAYVYYYNHLRSHQALDNQPPVEAAGLS; encoded by the coding sequence TTGGCTGATGCGGACGCCAGTATTGTACCGTTTTTGGATGGGGAGCGCACGCCAGCCGACCTGATCCAGCTGGCGTGCGCGTTGCATGCCTCAGACGCCTCATTCGCCGAAATTCGCGATGTGATCAGCTGGTTTGGTGTCGACCGCAGCCGCCCCGCGATCCGCAACTGGTGGCAATCGTTCGCTGACTCTCACGAGCAAACGTTCACCGCCGAACCTGACCGCGTTGCGGTCGACGAAAAGCAGGTTCAGCTGGCCGAAGAGCGCGACGTCTGGCTGTATGCGGCGATCGTTATCGATTCGAAAGTCGTGCTGCACGCACGACTTTCTGAAACCCGTGGAACCGACCCAGCGACGTCGTTTCTCCACGAATTACAAGAGAAACACCGCGTCGAAGAGGCGGAGTTTCTCGTCGACGGCATGGGCTATCTCACCGCTCTTGCAAAGACCGATCTCAGTGGACACCTCGACTACACCGACCGCAATATCGTCGAAAAGCTGTTTCAGACGTTCACGATGCGGATCGGACGATTTTACGAAAATTGGAACGGCAGTCAGCCAAGCGCCGAGCGCTGGCTGACTGCCTACGTCTATTACTACAATCATCTCCGGAGTCACCAAGCGCTTGACAACCAACCGCCGGTCGAAGCTGCCGGCCTAAGTTAA
- a CDS encoding NADH dehydrogenase subunit has product MSISLSQLDQVEVPEIATTIRNAGVSGAGGAGFPTYAKWERLDEVDHLLVNHQESEPNYYIDKWLGQERADRFAELFDALLDSAFETVVVTPKHKDRVWNRELETATDATVYMPEDLPIDADEESGVVFAYTEDRYEYGMESVVLRIVASVTMGGDELPMDYGWIVQNTETLWDIYRTFVDGEPVTRKYIHVDGNVPEHRFLEVPIGTPASRLLEAAGASVDDLSKDEMLLDGGPGWCFPIEAPPADFGVTKRTNCLTVLDADAVTKNTLGDGRVNVINSYDWEGNHETEPTRVDPDFVRISMITNPLFEGVVERSQPIVGPGDYVEEGEMIATPAPNGISNTHHASIDGEVIEVGETHIEILNESIGVAAKSSAEGEERGIYWTWCIECGSYRTMPEPEHVEGTEYVCSDCR; this is encoded by the coding sequence ATGAGCATCAGCCTCTCGCAGCTCGATCAGGTTGAGGTGCCGGAGATCGCGACGACGATTCGTAATGCCGGAGTATCAGGAGCGGGCGGGGCAGGATTCCCGACGTACGCTAAGTGGGAGCGGCTCGACGAGGTGGATCACCTGCTCGTCAATCATCAGGAAAGCGAACCCAACTACTACATCGACAAGTGGTTGGGCCAAGAACGTGCGGACCGGTTCGCCGAACTCTTTGATGCATTGCTCGACTCTGCGTTCGAGACAGTTGTCGTGACACCCAAACACAAGGACCGGGTGTGGAACCGGGAACTTGAGACGGCCACCGACGCCACGGTCTACATGCCCGAAGACCTGCCGATCGATGCAGACGAGGAGTCAGGTGTCGTGTTCGCGTATACCGAGGATCGGTACGAGTACGGGATGGAGAGCGTTGTGTTGCGTATAGTCGCTAGCGTTACCATGGGCGGGGACGAGCTGCCGATGGACTACGGGTGGATCGTACAGAACACTGAGACGTTATGGGATATTTACCGGACGTTCGTCGATGGAGAACCGGTGACCCGGAAGTACATTCACGTTGACGGAAATGTTCCAGAGCATCGGTTCCTCGAGGTCCCAATCGGAACGCCTGCCTCGCGCCTCCTCGAGGCGGCGGGCGCCTCTGTCGACGACCTCTCTAAGGATGAGATGCTCTTGGATGGTGGACCGGGCTGGTGTTTTCCGATTGAAGCGCCGCCCGCTGACTTTGGTGTCACCAAGCGCACGAACTGCCTCACGGTTCTGGACGCAGATGCCGTCACAAAGAATACACTAGGTGACGGTCGCGTCAACGTAATCAACTCCTACGATTGGGAGGGCAATCACGAGACGGAGCCGACGCGCGTTGATCCCGACTTCGTCCGGATTTCGATGATCACCAATCCATTGTTCGAGGGCGTGGTCGAGCGAAGTCAGCCGATCGTTGGTCCCGGCGACTACGTAGAGGAAGGGGAGATGATTGCCACGCCAGCTCCCAACGGCATTAGCAATACCCATCACGCCTCGATTGACGGCGAAGTGATTGAGGTAGGCGAAACGCATATCGAAATTCTGAACGAGTCGATCGGAGTGGCGGCCAAGTCGTCAGCTGAGGGCGAAGAGCGCGGGATCTACTGGACGTGGTGTATCGAGTGTGGAAGCTACAGAACCATGCCCGAACCCGAACACGTTGAGGGAACTGAGTACGTCTGTTCCGACTGCCGCTGA
- a CDS encoding TAXI family TRAP transporter solute-binding subunit — protein sequence MSHHGSRRRFLEVTGAASVAAIAGCIGGNGDGGDRLSWHAGGTGGTYYPLSNEFKTIVEDNTDFSLNVQSTGASVENVGSLADGSADFALIQNDIASFAKNGTGIDAFQDNPIDTLQGVATLYPETITLVTLAGNDISSLEDLSGVTINTGDLGSGTQVNALQILESVGISDFEEQNASFSQASEQLANGDIDAAFVVGGWPVGAIEDLANTNDIVIVPIEGENRETVKEDASWFSDDTIPGGTYSGVDEDIETVAVQAMIATHADVSANTVEMVTAAIFDNLGDISIKTDFISVDSAQNGMSIELHEGAATYFDA from the coding sequence ATGTCACACCACGGAAGTCGACGACGATTTCTCGAAGTGACTGGTGCCGCCAGTGTGGCCGCGATCGCCGGCTGTATTGGCGGTAATGGCGACGGTGGGGATCGTCTCAGCTGGCATGCCGGTGGCACCGGCGGGACATACTATCCGCTCTCGAACGAGTTCAAAACAATTGTTGAGGACAACACCGACTTCTCGCTGAACGTCCAGTCGACGGGCGCAAGCGTCGAGAACGTCGGCAGTCTCGCGGACGGCTCGGCCGATTTCGCGCTTATCCAGAACGATATCGCGTCCTTTGCGAAGAACGGAACCGGAATCGACGCCTTCCAAGACAACCCGATCGACACCCTGCAAGGCGTTGCGACGCTATATCCGGAGACGATCACGCTCGTTACGCTTGCCGGGAACGATATCTCGTCGCTTGAGGATCTCAGCGGTGTGACGATCAACACGGGGGATCTTGGATCGGGCACGCAGGTCAATGCTCTCCAGATCCTCGAGTCAGTCGGAATCTCGGACTTCGAGGAGCAAAACGCCAGCTTCTCGCAGGCGTCCGAACAGCTCGCTAACGGTGATATCGATGCGGCGTTCGTCGTCGGCGGCTGGCCGGTCGGCGCGATCGAGGACCTCGCGAACACGAACGACATCGTGATCGTTCCGATCGAGGGCGAGAACCGCGAGACGGTGAAAGAGGATGCTTCCTGGTTCTCTGATGACACCATCCCAGGTGGCACCTATAGTGGCGTCGACGAGGATATCGAGACCGTTGCAGTCCAGGCGATGATCGCCACACACGCCGATGTGTCGGCCAATACCGTCGAGATGGTTACCGCAGCTATCTTCGACAACCTCGGTGACATCTCGATCAAGACCGACTTCATTTCAGTTGACAGCGCACAGAACGGGATGTCCATCGAACTCCATGAGGGTGCGGCAACGTACTTCGACGCTTGA
- a CDS encoding mannonate dehydratase gives MVRNSSAAVRVGVRTRSLSESRLRYIRQLGATDIFVDHADTEEEPDEFNDRDGSDTIAVGPDQIPSVSELTAARDRIEDAELSFTGIQSLPYSMYGDIMFGRDGADDALDQITTLIQNLGEAGIPVLGYQWNPRSVVPMRTSPVETRGGAEATAFDYDELDDPDELAPGLDRAYTEEEFWENYQYFLETVLPVAEKAGVDLALHPVDPPSLESLGGIPRLFRNVENFEKAMELVPSDNHGLKLCLGCFSQMGEDVTDVIRRFGERDQIAFIHFRDVVGTVPKFHETFVDTGNFDTAEAVRTLHDVGYEGTVIPDHVPKMEGDDDWRHRARGFTVGYLRGVIDTVRTEPQQATTVAETE, from the coding sequence ATGGTCCGAAACAGCAGTGCTGCTGTCCGTGTCGGCGTTCGAACGCGATCTCTTTCGGAGTCCCGACTGCGATACATCCGCCAACTCGGTGCAACAGACATCTTCGTCGATCACGCCGATACGGAAGAAGAGCCCGACGAATTCAACGATCGCGATGGAAGCGATACGATCGCAGTCGGGCCGGACCAGATTCCGTCCGTCTCGGAGCTCACAGCCGCTCGAGACCGTATCGAGGACGCGGAACTGTCGTTTACGGGCATTCAATCGCTTCCGTATTCGATGTATGGTGATATCATGTTCGGGCGCGACGGGGCAGACGACGCGCTCGACCAGATCACGACCCTGATTCAGAACCTCGGCGAGGCCGGCATCCCAGTGTTGGGATATCAGTGGAACCCTCGCAGCGTCGTTCCGATGCGAACCTCGCCCGTCGAGACGCGAGGTGGTGCCGAGGCGACCGCCTTCGATTACGACGAACTCGACGATCCAGACGAACTTGCCCCCGGTCTCGACCGCGCGTACACTGAAGAGGAATTCTGGGAAAACTACCAGTACTTCCTCGAGACCGTACTGCCGGTCGCGGAGAAGGCCGGCGTCGACCTCGCACTCCACCCGGTCGATCCGCCGAGTCTCGAGTCGCTTGGGGGCATTCCGCGTCTGTTCCGGAACGTCGAGAACTTCGAGAAAGCCATGGAGCTCGTTCCGAGCGACAATCACGGCTTGAAGCTCTGTCTCGGCTGTTTCTCACAGATGGGCGAAGACGTCACCGACGTCATCCGTCGCTTCGGCGAGCGTGACCAGATCGCCTTTATTCACTTCCGCGACGTCGTTGGAACGGTACCGAAGTTCCACGAGACGTTCGTCGATACGGGGAACTTCGACACCGCTGAGGCGGTTAGAACGCTTCACGACGTCGGGTACGAGGGGACAGTTATTCCCGACCACGTGCCGAAGATGGAGGGGGACGATGACTGGCGACACCGCGCCCGCGGGTTTACCGTCGGATACCTTCGCGGCGTTATCGATACCGTTCGAACGGAACCACAGCAGGCGACGACAGTGGCAGAGACCGAGTAG